One Gemmatimonadota bacterium DNA window includes the following coding sequences:
- a CDS encoding anhydro-N-acetylmuramic acid kinase: MRIVGLMSGTSLDGIDAALVRFEGSGPGAPGWRLEGFRSTSYTDAQRAGILRAIESGGAPEMARLHADLGEWLAAAALALCAHAGVGVESVAAIGSHGQTVWHIPPGEERGATLQLGCAATIAERTGRPVVSDFRSRDVAAGGHGAPLVAWVDRVLFAHPERARVLANLGGIANVTHVPAGGVGDLLAFDTGPGNVLIDAAAERATAGAERFDRDGERGRRGNVIEELLQFLVDDPYFATPPPKSTGRERYGPATVERLVERVAPMREDEWDDLIATLTELTALTVAQGVERWLSGRGAAELLVGGGGCRNPYLMERLSQRMGALPVRSMDELGVDPDAKEAIAFAALAWAHLHAVPANEPGATGAEGARVLGSLTPGAASAGEPDVLDGYIRP; encoded by the coding sequence CGCTCGACCTCCTACACGGACGCTCAGCGCGCCGGCATTCTACGGGCGATCGAGTCCGGGGGCGCTCCCGAAATGGCGCGCCTGCACGCCGATCTGGGGGAGTGGCTCGCCGCCGCCGCGCTGGCGCTGTGCGCGCACGCCGGGGTAGGCGTCGAGTCCGTCGCGGCCATCGGCAGCCACGGCCAGACCGTCTGGCACATCCCACCGGGCGAGGAGCGCGGGGCCACCTTGCAGCTTGGCTGCGCGGCGACCATCGCCGAGCGCACCGGGCGCCCCGTGGTCAGCGATTTCCGCTCCCGCGACGTCGCCGCGGGAGGGCACGGCGCGCCGCTCGTGGCGTGGGTCGACCGCGTCCTGTTCGCGCACCCGGAGCGCGCCCGCGTGCTCGCCAACCTGGGCGGCATCGCGAACGTCACGCACGTGCCGGCGGGCGGCGTGGGTGACCTGCTCGCTTTCGACACGGGACCGGGGAACGTGCTCATCGACGCGGCGGCCGAGCGCGCAACCGCGGGCGCCGAGCGCTTCGACAGGGACGGCGAGCGGGGCCGGCGCGGCAACGTGATCGAGGAGCTGCTCCAGTTCCTGGTGGACGACCCCTACTTCGCCACCCCCCCGCCCAAGTCGACCGGCCGCGAGCGCTACGGCCCGGCCACGGTGGAGCGCCTGGTGGAGCGCGTAGCGCCCATGCGGGAAGACGAGTGGGACGATCTGATCGCCACCCTCACCGAGCTGACCGCGCTCACCGTCGCGCAGGGGGTCGAGCGCTGGCTGTCCGGGCGCGGCGCCGCGGAGCTGCTCGTGGGCGGCGGCGGGTGCCGCAACCCGTACCTGATGGAGCGCCTCTCACAACGCATGGGCGCCCTGCCCGTGCGCTCGATGGACGAGTTGGGCGTCGACCCCGACGCCAAGGAGGCGATCGCGTTCGCCGCGCTGGCCTGGGCCCACCTGCACGCCGTGCCGGCCAACGAACCGGGCGCGACAGGCGCCGAGGGCGCGCGCGTGCTCGGCTCACTCACGCCGGGCGCCGCGAGCGCAGGGGAACCGGATGTGCTGGACGGGTACATACGTCCCTGA